The Sorangiineae bacterium MSr11954 DNA segment AGCCGACCAACGAGCGCGCCCTCGCGGCCCTGGAGCGCCTCGGCCAAGATCCGCAGTACGAGCTCACCATCGCCGATCTGCTCGAGCCGCTCTACCGGCACTTGGGCGATTACCAAAAGCTCATCGGCGTCCACGAAGTGCAGGTGCGCCGCAGCGACGACGCCATGCGCCGGGTGGAGCTGCTCCACCAGATCGCGGAGCTGTACGAAGGTGCGGCCGGCGATCTCGACTCCTCGTTCGCGACCCTGGCGCGCGCCCTCAAGGAAGATCCGGGCAGCGCCGAGACGCAGCAGGGCCTCGACCGGGTGGCCCGCGCCACCGGACGCTTCGCCGATCTGGCGCAGGTGTTCAAGGTCCAGGCCCAGGAGACCACGCCGAAGGAGGACGAAGGCCTCGGCGCCGATCTCGCGAGCTCGCTCTACATGATGAGCGCGCGCGTTCAAGAGTACGATCTCGGCGATGTCGACGTCGCGGTCTCGCTCTACCGGCGCGTGCTCGAGATCGCCCCGAGCCACCTGGCGGCCGCCGAAGCGCTGGAGCGCCTGTTCCGCGCGACGGAGCGCTACGCGGATCTGTCGCTCATCCTGCAGAAGAAGGCGGACATCCTCGAGGACCTGGCCGACAAGAAGGAGGCGCTCTTCCAGGCCGCCGCCATCGAGGAGGACGTGCTCGAGCTGCCGGAGGCGGCCATCGCCGTCTACAACAAGGTCATCGACCTCGACGGCGACGACGTCCGCGCCCTCGACGCGTTGATCAAGCGCTACCTGGGCCTGTCGCGCTGGGCCGACTTGATGCGCATCTACGCCAAGAAGGCGGATCTCGTCGTGGACGCCGACGAGAAGAAGCGCATCTTCTACCAAGTCGGCGCCGTCTACGAGCACGAGCTCGGCGACGTCGAGAACGCCATCGACACGTACAACAAGATCCTCGAGCTCGACCCCGACGATCTGCAGGCGCTCGCCCGCCTCGACGTGCTCTACGAGCAGGCGCAGAACTGGCAAGAGCTGCTCGGCATCCTCACGCGCGAGAGCGAGATGACCGCCGATCACGCGGAGGCCATCAGCTTCCAGTACCGCATCGCGGATCTCTACGAGAAGCGCCTCGACGACGTGACGCGGGCCATCGAGCTTTACCGCGAGATCCTGCAGCAGCAGCCGGATCACAACCCGACCTTGCGCGCCCTCGAGGGCCTCAAGTCGGGGAGCAGCGATCCGCTGGGCGCCGCCGCGGTGCTGGAGCCGGTCTACGAGGCCTCGAGCGACTGGCCGCGCCTCATCAGCGTGCACGAAGTGCAGGTGCAGCACGCGACCGATCCGTTCCAGAAGGTCGACCTGCTCCACCGCATCGCGCGCCTCTACGAGGACGCGCTCGACAACCACCACTCGGCCTTCGACACGTACGCGCGCGCCTTGTCGTTCGACAACGGCAACGAGCTGACGCTCCAGAACCTCGAGCGGCTGGCCATGGTCGTCAACCGCTGGCCGGAGGTCGGCCGCCTCTACGACGCGGAGCTCGACAAGCTGCTCGATTCGCCCGATCGCTTCGTGGAGCTCGGCCTGCGCACCGCGCAGATCTACGAGCTGCAGCTCGACGACGTGGACAGCGCCATCGCGCGCTTCCGCCGGGTCACCGAGGCCGATCCGGAGAACCAAACGGCGATCCGCTCGCTCGACCGGCTCTTCTTGCAGACGGAGCGCTGGCGCGATCTCGCGCAGATCCTCGAGCGCGAGGCCGAAGTGGGGCAGACGCCCGACGAGATCCTCGAGTTCAAGTACCGCCTCGGTCAGGTGCACGAGACGCAGCTCGGGAACCTCGACGCGGCCATCGCCGCGTACCGCGACGTCATCAACGCGGCGCCCGAGCACACCCAGACCCTCGAGGCCCTGGAGCAGCTCTTCTCGCGCGGCGAGAAGCAGGTCGACGTCGCCGAGATCCTGGAGCCGCTCTACCGGCAGATGGGCGAGTGGCACAAGCTCTCCGACGTGATGGAGGCGCAGCTCTCGCACATCCCGCAGCAAGCGGTGCTCGACCCCGCGGGGTTCCCGAAGGGCGGGGAAGAGGAGCGCCTCGGGCAGTACTACCGCATCGCGGAGCTGCACGAGGAGAAGCTGCTCGACACGGCGACCACCTTGGCCGTCTACATCCGCTCCCTCAAGGAGTACCCGCTCGACGAGAAGACCGGCGAGGAGATCCCGCGCCTGGCCGCCACCGTCGACGGAGGCTGGGAGGTCGTGGCCAACGCGTACGCCGACGTGCTCAGCGTGCACGAGGACCCGAACGTCCAAAGGCTCGTCGGCAAGCGCCTGGCGAAGACCTTCGAGGACGAGCTGGGCGACGTGGGCAAGGCCGAGGAGACGTACAAGTACGTGCTCGGCGTGGAGCCGCTCGACGTCGACGCGCTGGCGAACCTCGATCGCATCTACTTGTCGCTCGAAGCGTGGAGCGAGCTCGCGCAGGTCCTCGAGATGCGCGTGCAGGCGACCACCGACAACCTGGAGCTGGTGGAGCTCTACGCGCGGCTCGGTGAAATCTACGAGACGCGGCTCGAGCAGATCCCCGACGCCATCCGCGCCTACCGCCGCATCTTCGACGACCTCGAGAAGTCGCACGAGGGCACGATCGAAGCGCTGGCCCGCATCTACGAGCGCCTGGGCAACTGGGTCGAGCTCAACGCCGTCTACGAGCGCGAGCTCGAGAACGCGTCGGGCGACGTCCAGGAGGCGGACATCCGCGCGAAGCTGGCGCACCTGGCCTCGTCCAAGCTCGGCCAGCCCGAGCGCGCCATCAACACGTGGAAGGTCGTGCTCGATCTCCGCGGCGAGGATCCCGAGGCGCTCAGCGCCCTGGCGAACCTCTACGAGAACCAGCAGCTGTGGCGCGACCTGGTGGAGATCCTCGAGCGCGAGTACGAGATCGCGCCGAACGACGACGACCGCGTGAACATCCTCACGCGCCGCGCGCGCGTCTTCACCGACAAGCTCGGGCGCGACGAGATGGCGCTCGACGATTGGAACCGCGTCCTCGACATCGACTACGCGAACCTGGCGGCGCTCCGCTCGATCGCCGCCATCCGCCGGCGCCAGGACGATCCCAACGAGCTCACGGCCGCGCTGCACCAGATCGTGGATCGCGCCTCGCAGCTGCTCGACGGCGACGAGCTCAAAGAGATCTTCCGCGAGCTCGGCAAGACCTACGGCAACAAGCTGCAGCAGCCGTACGACGCCGCCGACGCGTGGCGCAAGCTGCTCGAGGTCGGGGTGGACTTCGAGGCGATGGACTCGCTCGAGTCGATCTACCGCTCCGAGGAGAAGTGGCCCGAGGTCATCGAAGTCAAGATGATGCGCGCCGACGCGCTCGACGACAAAACGGAGAAGATCGAGGAGTACCGCACGGTCGCGTACATCTGGACGGAGACCTTGCTGGAGCCCGACTCGGCGACCCCCGCGTACCAGAAGATCCTGGACGTGGAGCCGACGAGCCAGGAGGCCTTCTCCGAGCTCGAACGCCGCCACTCGGCCGCGTCGCGCTGGGAGCCGCTCATCGAGCTGTACCTCTCGTGGTTCGAGACGCGCACGGAGACCCCGGAGCGCACCGAGCTGCTGCGCAAGATCGCGCGCGTCTTCGAGGAGCACCTCGACGACAAGAACCAGGCGTTCGTCGCCTTGGTGAACGCGCTGGCCGAGGACTTCCACGATCGCGAGACCGCGCGCTACCTCGAGCGCATGGCGCAGGCGACCGGGCGCTGGGGCGAGCTGATTCAAACCGCGAACGGCTGGCTGAAAGAGCAGACGGAGCCGAAGGAGAAGATCCGCCTCTGCCTGCACCTGGCCAAGTGGTACGGCGACGATCTCGGTCACCCCGAGTACGCGCAGCCCTACTACGCGCAGATCGTCCAGCTCGATCCGAACAACGTGGGCGCCCTTCGCCAGATGGGGCAGCTCTATCGCAAGAACTCCAACTGGCAGCAGCTCGGCGCCACGCTCACCCGTGCGCTCGACGTCGCGATCACGGACGTCGACCGCAAGGAGATCATGAACGAGCTCGGCGAGCTGCTCGATCAGCAGATGGGGCAGACCGACCAGGCCATCACGCACTTCACGCGGGCCTTGGAGGTCGACGGGCTCTACATCCCGGCCCTGGAGAACCTCGAGCGCATCTACGCGAACCGCGGCCAGAACCGCGAGCTCGTGGAGATCTTGACCCGCAAGGTGCCCGCGCTCTCCGATCCGGTCGAGATCGCGAACACCAAGCTGCGCATCGCCGGCCTGTACGAGAGCAACCTGGCCGATCCGAACCGCTCGGCGCAGGTCTACCGCGAGGTGCTCGACATCGACGCGGGGAACCTGCAAGCGATGCGCGGACTCGTGCGCGTGTACGAGACCTTGAAGCAGTGGCCCGAGCTGGTGCGCATCCTCGAGGCGGAGCTCGACGTGGTCACCACGGAGCGCGAGCGCATCGACGTGCTCATGCACCTGGCGAAGCTGCAAGAGGAGCACTTCGTCAAGGCCGACATCGCGGCGCAAAGGCTCGAGCAGGTGCTCGAGATCGATCCGAACCACGAGGAGGCCTACTTCGCGCTCGAGCGGAACTACCGCAAGATGCGGCAGTGGCTGGAGCTCATCAACACCTACGAGCGCCATGTCTCGGCCACCAACGAGCGCAAGACCAAGGTCGAGCTCTACGGCTACATCGCCCAGGTCTACGCCGACGAGGTGCAGGACGCGGAGCGCGCGATCGACGCGTACCGCAACATCGTCGACCTCGACGAGTCGAACATCGAGGCGCTCGACGCGCTGGCCAAGCTCTATGACAAGGAGGGCGAGGCCGAGCAGTCGATCGAGTACATGACGCGCGTGGCGGAGCTGACGCAGGACACGCGGCAGCGGGTCGAGGCGTACTACCGCATCGGCAAGGCGCTCGACGAGAAGCTCGGCGACCGCGTGTCGGCGCAAGAGCGCTACGAAATGGCCATCGACATCGATCCGTCGCACCTGCCGTCCTTGGCATCCGTGCGCCAGATCGCGATGGACAACGCCGACTACGACAAGGCGGCGCGCTACATCGATCAGGAGCAGAGCTACACGCAGGCCTCGCGGCAACGCGCGAAGCTGCTGGTGGAGCTCGGAAACCTGCGCGAGAACCAGCTGGGCGATCACGACAGCGCGGTCCTCGCCTGGGAGGCCGCGCGCGAGGCGGACGACGAGAACGAAGACGCCGCGATGCCGCTCATCGACGAGTACATCGCCCGCGAACAGTGGGACAGCGCGGAGCCGCTGCTCGATCTGGTGGTGCGCAAGGCCGGCAAGCGTGAGCGGCTGGAGCAGCACGACTTGAACAACAAGCTGGGGCAGGTCTGCTCGGCGCTGGGCAAGGACGACAAGGCGCTCAAGGCGTACTTGGCGGCCCACCAGCTCGATCTGACCGACCAGGTGACCATCCGCGGCTTGGCGGAGGTCTCCTTCCGGCTGCGCGACTGGGGCGCGGCGCTCACCAACTTCCAAAAGGTGCTCACCTCGCTCTCCGAGAGCGAGACCGAGGAGCGCGCCAACGTCTACTACAAGCTCGGTTGCATCAAGCGCGAGCAGGGGCAGCCGAAGCAAGCCATCAACAATTTCGAGAAGGCGCTGGGGGTCGACTCCGCCCACCGCCCGACCCTTGAAGCGTTGGTGTCGCTCTACGCGGAGCTCAAAGACTGGAAGCAGGTGGTCGCCTACAAGCGCCAGATCCTCGACAACGTGTACGAGGGCGACGAGCGCTTCAAGATGCTCGGTGAAATTGCCGACATCTGGAACGACAGCGATCGCAACCCGCACAAGGCGATCGAGGCGCTGGAGGAGGCGCGGGACATCAAGCCCGACAGCCACCCGCTGCTGCACAAGCTCCTGGCGCTGTACCAGGCGACCGAGAACTGGTCGAAGATGATCGACACCATCCAGCAGATCTCGGAGCTGGAGAAGGATCCCGTCCGCAAGAGCAAGTTCATCTACACGATGGCGCAGATCTACCGCGACAAGGAAGGCGATCACGATCGCGCGGTGGAGCTCTTCAACGACGCCCTCGATCTGAACCCGACGTTCCTCGAGTCGTTCGAGCGCATCAACAAGATCCTCACGGCGAAGAAGGACTGGAAGGCGCTGGAGCGCGCGTTCCGCAAGATGCTGCGGCGCCTCTCGAGCGCCAACGCGAACCAACCGGATCTCGAATACAACCTCTGGCACAACCTCGGTCTCATCTACCGCGATCGTCTGAACGACGTGGCGAGCGCCATCGAAGCCTTCAAGATGGCGACGCGCTACAAGCCCGACGAGGCGGTGGAGCGCCAGATCCTGGCGGAGCTCTTCGAGGCGACGGACCAGATGGAGGCGGCCATCGGCGAGCACGCCATCGTCCTCCAGAAGGATCCGATGCGGGTCGATCCGTACCGCTCCTTGTACAAGCTGTACTTGAAGCAGCACGAATACGACCGCGCCTGGTGCATGTGCGCGGCGCTCGCCTTCCTGCACAAGGCCGACGAAGAGGAGCAGCGCTTCTTCGAGGACTACCGCCCGCGCGGGATGATCCAGGTGAAGAGCCGGCTCGACAACGAGCAGTGGGTGAAGAACCTCTTCCACAAGGACGAGAACATCTACATCGGGAAAATCTTCGAGATGATCACGCCCGCGGCGATCGTGGCGAAGACGAACCAGCTGCGCGCCTCGCGCCAGCTCCCGGTGCTCGACAAGCGGTTCAAGCAAGATCCGGCCACGAGCACGGTGACCTTCGCCAAGACCTTCGGGTGGGCGGCGCAGGTCTTGGGGGTGCCGCTGCCCGAGCTCTACGTGCGCAACGACGTCTCCGGCGCGCTGGTGGCGGTGCCGGCATCGCCGCCGGCGAGCGTGGCCGGTCAAACGGTGCTCACGGGCTTCACGCCGCAGGAGCTCACGTTCATCGTGGGCAAGCACCTCTCGTATTACCGCGGGGAGCACTACATCAAGAACCTGTTCCCCACGTTGAACGAGCTCAAGGTGATGCTCTTCGCCGCGATCAAGATCGTGATGAACGACTTCGCCGTGCCCGCGGAGATGGCGCAAGCCGTCGGCCAAACGGCGCAGGAGCTCGTCAAATTCATGCAGCCGATCCAGCGCGATTCGCTTCGCCTGGTGGTGCAGCGCTTCATCGAAGACGGCGCCAAGGCCGACTTGAAGAAGTGGATGCAAATGGTCGAAGTGACCTCGACGCGGGCGGGCTTGTTGCTCTGCGCGGATCTCGAGATCGCGAAGAAGATCATCAGCGCCGA contains these protein-coding regions:
- a CDS encoding tetratricopeptide repeat protein, encoding MDLQTRISLLEANRDWQGLIEELEKGIASANQNVAKAAYHLRLGRVLDGKFLLGVKALKHFQDAYKLNPQLTESLEAARGIYWDLGKLNMVQKLIELELKAVQQGMPASLLLCDLGDVLCDIGDYDKATATYARSLAASGGANKEASACLEDVQAESGSWQAQVAALLRAGQGENNLKAKARLFLRAARITKRFAPDEAELQLGRAYAADPLSKPTAAVYEGLLSEQGKLDELESVQHEILAGVNDRRERAQYAMMFGKRWVQRHQNMDVGARFLEAAVKLDPDNEGAFHFLRDAYGKKGGDWNRVLTLAEEAATHAGENGNATFLLVQAGTIAWREMGNLIRARSSFERLVSIAPEHPQLRAFEAQIGESLHKATAPAAHDVDLGGPAPERVSQPPAPEPATDQAIEAARPYLGSDAPSADPELIVGEAEQVSLVDEEEVGVIESVSPPAYASASGVQAALAAPPPPAPPIAASGLASSASTSARAPSQTSAVTRGLSSGTLSAQSPAAPPVTSGTSGAPASGRVPVPSSSSLIASETIPPPRISTRSLAAEEASALEAETSQVVVARSEAPAARTISTPPAASAPPPAASTPPAAVTPSQAPPPDEAKIAELRALAQKQEASKRFNEYVKTLLQLAAVVPSDDEKVELYMKAGELYVTKFANQAEAVKAYEQVLALQPDNLTAVDYLRQMYEKRRDWEKLLGLERREAEALPPGPARAAKFLDIAKLATERVKKPDVCIVLWHEVLASDASNAEALGALAMLYERSKDFEKLADVLQRQAEITFDPKQKVAILTKLGTIFGDRLNNDEGAVLAWRQLLAIDPSDRKAQEALKKKYLGLGRWDDLEVFYAESGKWDEFIRVLEQQEGKEPEPSAKIGLLFKIAQLWADKKQKNDRAAKAYEKVLDLEPSNLQAAEALIPIYTAANNGKALANVIEVKLGHVDDPDTKLALLREVAALYEGRVRDPERAFARYLSAFEIAPHDEQAALDVERAAKVTGGWDKLIESYTRAIDTAGRDHNPDLVINLRLKLGRILIDEVGRIDDALAAYRSVYEADGENQEALSALERLYRETSRYNELLGIYEKKRDLATEHQEKKAINYEIAKLYETEIKDVDRAIDTYNAVLDDESTDARALAALDVLYGHLERWQPYVDTLRRRIELDNPEAQLVDLKFRLGTALEKHLDDAAGALENYREILFVNAQHEGARLALEAMLTHFSLKADAAAILESIYEERRDWDKLIEALEILAASEGDVQRRVQLKRKIARISTQSLFNHPRAFDALAAALRDDPALRETRFEIEQVADVSESWRQLVVLYEQIASELSDAALAREYWMKVGAIDERLGEVDAAARGYNQVLILDAADSEALSALEQLFTRTERWLDLIGVIQRRIDLAVAPEERETLLVQTARIYDEQLHDPHEAVSSYRKVLELDPTSTRALSALDALFSRQRMWTELAENLEAQLALAAEEQAQLALMLRLASLRETEMGQIDVAIEGYRQVLEREPTNERALAALERLGQDPQYELTIADLLEPLYRHLGDYQKLIGVHEVQVRRSDDAMRRVELLHQIAELYEGAAGDLDSSFATLARALKEDPGSAETQQGLDRVARATGRFADLAQVFKVQAQETTPKEDEGLGADLASSLYMMSARVQEYDLGDVDVAVSLYRRVLEIAPSHLAAAEALERLFRATERYADLSLILQKKADILEDLADKKEALFQAAAIEEDVLELPEAAIAVYNKVIDLDGDDVRALDALIKRYLGLSRWADLMRIYAKKADLVVDADEKKRIFYQVGAVYEHELGDVENAIDTYNKILELDPDDLQALARLDVLYEQAQNWQELLGILTRESEMTADHAEAISFQYRIADLYEKRLDDVTRAIELYREILQQQPDHNPTLRALEGLKSGSSDPLGAAAVLEPVYEASSDWPRLISVHEVQVQHATDPFQKVDLLHRIARLYEDALDNHHSAFDTYARALSFDNGNELTLQNLERLAMVVNRWPEVGRLYDAELDKLLDSPDRFVELGLRTAQIYELQLDDVDSAIARFRRVTEADPENQTAIRSLDRLFLQTERWRDLAQILEREAEVGQTPDEILEFKYRLGQVHETQLGNLDAAIAAYRDVINAAPEHTQTLEALEQLFSRGEKQVDVAEILEPLYRQMGEWHKLSDVMEAQLSHIPQQAVLDPAGFPKGGEEERLGQYYRIAELHEEKLLDTATTLAVYIRSLKEYPLDEKTGEEIPRLAATVDGGWEVVANAYADVLSVHEDPNVQRLVGKRLAKTFEDELGDVGKAEETYKYVLGVEPLDVDALANLDRIYLSLEAWSELAQVLEMRVQATTDNLELVELYARLGEIYETRLEQIPDAIRAYRRIFDDLEKSHEGTIEALARIYERLGNWVELNAVYERELENASGDVQEADIRAKLAHLASSKLGQPERAINTWKVVLDLRGEDPEALSALANLYENQQLWRDLVEILEREYEIAPNDDDRVNILTRRARVFTDKLGRDEMALDDWNRVLDIDYANLAALRSIAAIRRRQDDPNELTAALHQIVDRASQLLDGDELKEIFRELGKTYGNKLQQPYDAADAWRKLLEVGVDFEAMDSLESIYRSEEKWPEVIEVKMMRADALDDKTEKIEEYRTVAYIWTETLLEPDSATPAYQKILDVEPTSQEAFSELERRHSAASRWEPLIELYLSWFETRTETPERTELLRKIARVFEEHLDDKNQAFVALVNALAEDFHDRETARYLERMAQATGRWGELIQTANGWLKEQTEPKEKIRLCLHLAKWYGDDLGHPEYAQPYYAQIVQLDPNNVGALRQMGQLYRKNSNWQQLGATLTRALDVAITDVDRKEIMNELGELLDQQMGQTDQAITHFTRALEVDGLYIPALENLERIYANRGQNRELVEILTRKVPALSDPVEIANTKLRIAGLYESNLADPNRSAQVYREVLDIDAGNLQAMRGLVRVYETLKQWPELVRILEAELDVVTTERERIDVLMHLAKLQEEHFVKADIAAQRLEQVLEIDPNHEEAYFALERNYRKMRQWLELINTYERHVSATNERKTKVELYGYIAQVYADEVQDAERAIDAYRNIVDLDESNIEALDALAKLYDKEGEAEQSIEYMTRVAELTQDTRQRVEAYYRIGKALDEKLGDRVSAQERYEMAIDIDPSHLPSLASVRQIAMDNADYDKAARYIDQEQSYTQASRQRAKLLVELGNLRENQLGDHDSAVLAWEAAREADDENEDAAMPLIDEYIAREQWDSAEPLLDLVVRKAGKRERLEQHDLNNKLGQVCSALGKDDKALKAYLAAHQLDLTDQVTIRGLAEVSFRLRDWGAALTNFQKVLTSLSESETEERANVYYKLGCIKREQGQPKQAINNFEKALGVDSAHRPTLEALVSLYAELKDWKQVVAYKRQILDNVYEGDERFKMLGEIADIWNDSDRNPHKAIEALEEARDIKPDSHPLLHKLLALYQATENWSKMIDTIQQISELEKDPVRKSKFIYTMAQIYRDKEGDHDRAVELFNDALDLNPTFLESFERINKILTAKKDWKALERAFRKMLRRLSSANANQPDLEYNLWHNLGLIYRDRLNDVASAIEAFKMATRYKPDEAVERQILAELFEATDQMEAAIGEHAIVLQKDPMRVDPYRSLYKLYLKQHEYDRAWCMCAALAFLHKADEEEQRFFEDYRPRGMIQVKSRLDNEQWVKNLFHKDENIYIGKIFEMITPAAIVAKTNQLRASRQLPVLDKRFKQDPATSTVTFAKTFGWAAQVLGVPLPELYVRNDVSGALVAVPASPPASVAGQTVLTGFTPQELTFIVGKHLSYYRGEHYIKNLFPTLNELKVMLFAAIKIVMNDFAVPAEMAQAVGQTAQELVKFMQPIQRDSLRLVVQRFIEDGAKADLKKWMQMVEVTSTRAGLLLCADLEIAKKIISAEPQLPGDLAPAEKLKELIVFSVSEQYFTLRKTLGIAVG